Proteins from a genomic interval of Stenotrophomonas sp. 24(2023):
- the atpA gene encoding F0F1 ATP synthase subunit alpha: MATTLNPSEISELIKNRIEKVKLAAESRNEGTVTSVSDGIVRIFGLADVMQGEMIELPNNTFALALNLERDSVGAVVLGDYEHLREGDVAKTTGRILEVPVGPELLGRVVNALGEPIDGKGPLGTDLTAPVERVAPGVIWRKSVDQPVQTGYKSVDSMIPIGRGQRELIIGDRQTGKTAMAIDAVINQKGTGIKCVYVAIGQKASTIANIVRKLEENGALAHTIVVAATASESAAMQYISAYSGCTMGEYFMDRGEDALIVYDDLSKQAVAYRQISLLLKRPPGREAYPGDVFYLHSRLLERAARVSEEYVEKFTEGKVTGKTGSLTALPIIETQAGDVSAFVPTNVISITDGQIFLETDLFNAGIRPAVNAGISVSRVGGSAQTKIIKKLSGGIRISLAQYRELAAFAQFASDLDEATRKQLERGQRVTELMKQKQYAPMSIANQALSIYAVNEGYLDDVPVSKLLAFEEGLHAHFANTQGELVSKVNATGGWDNDIEGAFKKGIAEFKTTGSW; the protein is encoded by the coding sequence ATCGCGCAACGAAGGCACCGTGACCAGCGTGTCCGACGGCATCGTGCGCATCTTCGGTCTGGCCGACGTGATGCAGGGCGAAATGATCGAACTGCCGAACAACACCTTCGCCCTGGCCCTGAACCTGGAGCGCGACTCGGTCGGCGCCGTGGTCCTGGGTGACTACGAGCACCTGCGCGAAGGCGATGTCGCCAAGACCACCGGCCGCATCCTGGAAGTGCCGGTCGGTCCGGAACTGCTGGGCCGCGTGGTGAACGCGCTGGGCGAGCCGATCGACGGCAAGGGCCCGCTGGGCACCGACCTGACCGCTCCGGTGGAGCGCGTTGCCCCGGGCGTGATCTGGCGCAAGTCGGTCGACCAGCCGGTGCAGACCGGTTACAAGTCGGTCGACTCGATGATCCCGATTGGCCGTGGCCAGCGCGAGCTGATCATCGGTGACCGCCAGACCGGCAAGACCGCGATGGCGATCGATGCGGTGATCAACCAGAAGGGCACCGGCATCAAGTGCGTGTACGTGGCGATCGGCCAGAAGGCTTCGACCATCGCCAACATCGTGCGCAAGCTGGAAGAGAACGGCGCGCTGGCCCACACCATCGTGGTGGCCGCGACCGCGTCCGAATCGGCTGCCATGCAGTACATCAGCGCCTACTCGGGCTGCACCATGGGTGAGTACTTCATGGACCGCGGCGAAGACGCGCTGATCGTGTACGACGATCTGTCCAAGCAGGCCGTCGCCTACCGCCAGATCTCGCTGCTGCTGAAGCGCCCGCCGGGCCGTGAAGCCTACCCGGGTGACGTGTTCTACCTGCACTCCCGCCTGCTGGAACGCGCTGCCCGCGTGTCCGAGGAATACGTGGAGAAGTTCACCGAAGGCAAGGTCACCGGCAAGACCGGTTCGCTGACCGCGCTGCCGATCATCGAAACCCAGGCCGGCGACGTGTCCGCCTTCGTTCCGACCAACGTGATCTCGATCACCGACGGCCAGATCTTCCTGGAAACCGACCTGTTCAACGCCGGCATCCGCCCGGCCGTGAACGCCGGTATCTCGGTGTCGCGCGTCGGCGGCTCGGCCCAGACCAAGATCATCAAGAAGCTGTCCGGCGGCATCCGTATCTCGCTGGCCCAGTACCGTGAGCTGGCGGCGTTCGCGCAGTTCGCCTCGGACCTGGACGAAGCGACCCGCAAGCAGCTGGAGCGTGGCCAGCGCGTCACCGAGTTGATGAAGCAGAAGCAGTACGCGCCGATGTCCATCGCCAACCAGGCGCTGTCGATCTACGCCGTCAACGAGGGTTACCTCGACGACGTGCCGGTCAGCAAGCTGCTGGCGTTCGAAGAAGGCCTGCACGCCCACTTCGCCAACACCCAGGGCGAGCTGGTCAGCAAGGTCAACGCCACCGGCGGTTGGGACAACGACATCGAAGGTGCCTTCAAGAAGGGCATCGCCGAGTTCAAGACCACCGGCAGCTGGTAA
- the atpD gene encoding F0F1 ATP synthase subunit beta, which yields MSQGKIVQIIGAVVDVEFPRESVPKVYDALKVENTEITLEVQQQLGDGVVRTIALGSTDGLKRNLVAVNTDRGISVPVGAGTLGRIMDVLGRPIDEAGPVAASDSWEIHRAAPSYEDQSPATELLETGIKVIDLMCPFAKGGKVGLFGGAGVGKTVNMMELINNIAKAHSGLSVFAGVGERTREGNDFYHEMKDSNVLDKVAMVYGQMNEPPGNRLRVALTGLTMAEYFRDEKDENGKGKDVLLFVDNIYRYTLAGTEVSALLGRMPSAVGYQPTLAEEMGVLQERITSTKNGSITSIQAVYVPADDLTDPSPATTFAHLDSTVTLSRSIASLGIYPAVDPLDSTSRQMDPLVIGHEHYDTAQRVQQTLQKYKELKDIIAILGMDELSEEDKQAVSRARKIERFFSQPFHVAEVFTGSPGKYVPLKDTIRGFKAIVDGEYDHLPEQAFYMVGGIEEAVEKAKKMAEKA from the coding sequence ATGAGTCAGGGCAAGATCGTTCAGATCATCGGCGCGGTCGTCGACGTCGAATTCCCGCGTGAGTCGGTGCCGAAGGTGTACGACGCACTGAAGGTCGAAAACACCGAAATCACCCTCGAAGTCCAGCAGCAGCTGGGCGACGGCGTGGTGCGTACCATCGCCCTCGGTTCCACCGACGGCCTGAAGCGCAACCTGGTGGCCGTCAACACCGACCGCGGCATCTCCGTGCCGGTCGGCGCCGGCACCCTGGGCCGCATCATGGACGTGCTGGGTCGCCCGATCGACGAAGCCGGCCCGGTGGCCGCCAGCGACAGCTGGGAAATCCACCGTGCGGCCCCGTCGTACGAAGACCAGTCCCCGGCGACCGAACTGCTGGAAACCGGCATCAAGGTCATCGACCTGATGTGCCCGTTCGCCAAGGGCGGCAAGGTCGGCCTGTTCGGCGGCGCCGGCGTCGGCAAGACCGTCAACATGATGGAACTGATCAACAACATCGCCAAGGCGCACAGCGGTCTGTCCGTGTTCGCCGGCGTGGGTGAGCGTACCCGTGAGGGCAACGACTTCTACCACGAAATGAAGGACTCCAACGTCCTGGACAAGGTGGCGATGGTGTACGGCCAGATGAACGAGCCGCCGGGCAACCGTCTGCGCGTCGCCCTGACCGGCCTGACCATGGCCGAGTACTTCCGCGACGAGAAGGACGAAAACGGCAAGGGCAAGGACGTCCTGCTGTTCGTCGACAACATCTACCGCTACACCCTGGCCGGTACCGAAGTGTCGGCGCTGCTGGGCCGTATGCCGTCGGCCGTGGGTTACCAGCCGACCCTGGCCGAGGAAATGGGCGTCCTGCAGGAACGCATCACCTCGACCAAGAACGGTTCGATCACCTCGATCCAGGCCGTCTACGTTCCCGCGGACGACCTGACCGACCCGTCGCCGGCGACCACCTTCGCCCACCTGGACTCGACCGTCACCCTGTCGCGTTCGATCGCCTCGCTGGGTATCTACCCGGCCGTCGATCCGCTGGACTCCACTAGCCGCCAGATGGACCCGCTGGTCATCGGCCACGAGCACTACGACACCGCCCAGCGCGTCCAGCAGACCCTGCAGAAGTACAAGGAACTGAAGGACATCATCGCCATCCTGGGCATGGACGAACTGTCCGAAGAAGACAAGCAGGCCGTGTCGCGCGCCCGCAAGATCGAGCGCTTCTTCAGCCAGCCGTTCCACGTGGCCGAAGTGTTCACCGGTTCGCCGGGCAAGTACGTGCCGCTGAAGGACACCATCCGTGGCTTCAAGGCCATCGTCGATGGCGAGTACGACCATCTGCCGGAGCAGGCGTTCTACATGGTCGGCGGCATCGAAGAAGCGGTCGAGAAGGCCAAGAAGATGGCCGAGAAGGCCTGA
- a CDS encoding F0F1 ATP synthase subunit epsilon has product MSTIRCDIVSAEQEIFRGEATLVVATGELGELGIAPKHAPLITRLKPGKVVVTTPNGEQLDFAISGGILEVQPQVVTVLADTAIRAQDIDEASVRKAKEEAERILANRGEAMEVAEAQQKLAEAVVQLQALERLRKTLKH; this is encoded by the coding sequence ATGAGCACGATCCGTTGCGACATCGTCAGCGCCGAGCAGGAAATCTTCCGTGGCGAAGCGACCCTGGTCGTGGCCACCGGTGAGCTGGGCGAACTGGGCATCGCGCCCAAGCACGCGCCGCTGATCACCCGCCTGAAGCCGGGCAAGGTGGTGGTGACCACGCCGAACGGCGAGCAGCTGGATTTCGCCATTTCCGGCGGCATCCTGGAAGTGCAGCCGCAGGTGGTGACCGTGCTGGCCGACACCGCGATCCGCGCGCAGGACATCGACGAAGCCTCGGTCCGCAAGGCCAAGGAAGAAGCCGAGCGCATCCTGGCCAACCGTGGTGAAGCGATGGAAGTGGCCGAAGCCCAGCAGAAGCTGGCCGAAGCCGTCGTCCAGCTGCAGGCACTGGAGCGCCTGCGCAAGACCCTCAAGCACTGA
- a CDS encoding sigma-54 dependent transcriptional regulator: protein MPSILIIDDNASVGTALDVLFSLHDIDTVHASTPAEGLAALQAQPVDLVIQDMNFSEDTTSGEEGEALFAQIRSRHPDLPVILLTAWTHLSSAVDLVKAGAADYLAKPWDDRKLLTTVNNLLELSEARRELEQRRQREQRQRSALEHRYALCGAVFADPASERVIALACQVARSELPVLITGPNGAGKEKIAQIIQANSLVAKGPFVAVNCGALPSELIEAELFGAEAGAYTGANKAREGKFEAADGGTLFLDEIGNLSLGGQMKLLRVLETGRFERLGSNRERQVKVRVVSATNADLPAMIRDGSFREDLYYRLNTVELALPPLAERAGDIVPLAERFLTAGKPLSAAAIAALQRHAWPGNVRELRNVIQRAELLATGERIEVGDLNLPRAPAAPRPAPSAGNDPDRERIEQVLARNHGIIAQAAAELGLSRQALYRRMDRHGIPRE, encoded by the coding sequence ATGCCCTCGATCCTGATCATCGACGACAATGCCAGCGTGGGAACCGCACTGGACGTGCTGTTCTCGCTGCACGACATCGACACCGTGCACGCCAGCACGCCGGCCGAAGGGCTGGCCGCACTCCAGGCACAGCCGGTGGACCTGGTGATCCAGGACATGAATTTCAGCGAGGACACCACCTCCGGCGAAGAAGGCGAAGCCCTGTTCGCGCAGATCCGCAGCCGCCACCCCGACCTGCCGGTGATCCTGCTGACCGCCTGGACCCACCTGAGCAGCGCGGTGGACCTGGTCAAGGCCGGTGCCGCCGACTACCTGGCCAAGCCCTGGGATGACCGCAAGCTGCTGACCACGGTCAACAACCTGCTGGAACTGTCCGAGGCCCGGCGCGAACTGGAGCAGCGCCGCCAGCGCGAGCAGCGCCAGCGCAGCGCACTGGAACACAGGTACGCGCTGTGCGGGGCGGTGTTTGCCGACCCCGCCAGTGAACGGGTGATCGCCCTGGCCTGCCAGGTCGCCCGTTCGGAACTGCCGGTACTGATCACCGGCCCCAACGGCGCCGGCAAGGAAAAGATCGCGCAGATCATCCAGGCCAACTCGCTGGTGGCCAAAGGCCCGTTCGTGGCCGTCAACTGCGGGGCCCTGCCCTCGGAACTGATCGAGGCCGAACTGTTCGGCGCCGAGGCCGGTGCCTACACCGGCGCCAACAAGGCCCGCGAAGGCAAGTTCGAAGCCGCCGACGGTGGCACGCTGTTCCTCGATGAAATCGGCAACCTCTCGCTGGGCGGGCAGATGAAGCTGCTGCGCGTGCTGGAAACCGGGCGCTTCGAGCGGCTCGGCTCCAACCGCGAGCGCCAGGTCAAGGTGCGCGTGGTCAGCGCCACCAATGCCGACCTGCCGGCGATGATCCGCGACGGCAGCTTCCGCGAAGACCTCTACTACCGCCTCAACACGGTTGAACTGGCGCTGCCACCGCTGGCCGAGCGCGCCGGTGACATCGTGCCGCTGGCCGAACGCTTCCTGACGGCCGGCAAGCCGCTGTCGGCCGCCGCCATCGCGGCGCTGCAGCGCCACGCCTGGCCGGGCAACGTGCGCGAACTGCGCAATGTCATCCAGCGTGCGGAACTGCTGGCCACCGGCGAGCGCATCGAAGTGGGCGACCTGAACCTGCCGCGTGCACCGGCGGCACCGCGCCCGGCCCCGAGCGCCGGCAATGATCCGGACCGCGAGCGCATCGAACAGGTACTGGCCCGCAACCACGGCATCATTGCCCAGGCCGCCGCCGAACTCGGACTGAGCCGGCAGGCGCTGTACCGGCGCATGGACCGCCACGGCATTCCCCGCGAATGA
- the atpG gene encoding F0F1 ATP synthase subunit gamma, whose product MASGREIKTKIKSVQNTRKVTRALEMVSASKIRKAQDRMKTSRPYAQAMKQVIGHLAQASTDYQHPFLVEREQVKRVGFIVISSDRGLAGGLNNNLFRKMLGEAKAWQDKGAEVDLVTIGQKASTFFRRVKVNMVGSVTHIGDVPKLESLIGVIKVMLDAFTEGKVDRVYLVYNRFVNTMTQKASFDQLLPLPAAEKQVAHHDWDYLYEPDAATVLEHVMTRYIESLVYQALLENVASEHAARMVAMKAASDNANKLIGTLQLVYNKARQAAITQEISEIVGGAAAV is encoded by the coding sequence ATGGCAAGCGGACGCGAAATCAAAACCAAGATCAAGAGCGTGCAGAACACCCGCAAGGTGACGCGCGCCCTGGAAATGGTCTCGGCCTCCAAGATCCGCAAGGCGCAGGATCGGATGAAGACCTCGCGTCCGTACGCGCAGGCGATGAAGCAGGTGATCGGACACCTGGCCCAGGCCAGCACCGATTACCAGCATCCGTTCCTGGTCGAGCGTGAGCAGGTCAAGCGGGTCGGGTTCATCGTGATCTCCTCCGATCGCGGCCTGGCCGGCGGCCTGAACAACAACCTGTTCCGCAAGATGCTGGGCGAAGCCAAGGCATGGCAGGACAAGGGTGCCGAAGTGGACCTGGTGACCATCGGCCAGAAGGCATCGACCTTCTTCCGCCGCGTGAAGGTCAACATGGTCGGCAGCGTGACCCACATCGGCGACGTGCCGAAGCTGGAATCGCTGATCGGTGTGATCAAGGTCATGCTCGACGCCTTCACCGAAGGCAAGGTCGACCGCGTGTACCTGGTCTACAACCGCTTCGTGAACACCATGACGCAGAAGGCCAGCTTCGATCAGCTGCTGCCGCTGCCGGCGGCTGAGAAGCAGGTCGCGCACCACGACTGGGATTACCTGTACGAACCCGATGCCGCGACCGTGCTCGAGCACGTGATGACGCGTTACATCGAGTCGCTGGTGTACCAGGCACTGCTGGAAAACGTCGCCTCCGAACATGCCGCACGCATGGTCGCGATGAAGGCGGCGAGCGACAACGCCAACAAGCTGATCGGTACCCTGCAGCTCGTCTACAACAAGGCGCGCCAGGCAGCGATCACCCAGGAAATCTCCGAAATCGTCGGCGGCGCGGCAGCAGTCTGA
- the glmU gene encoding bifunctional UDP-N-acetylglucosamine diphosphorylase/glucosamine-1-phosphate N-acetyltransferase GlmU, which yields MSQPLHVIILAAGAGKRMKSVLPKVLQPIAGQPMLAHVIATARELQPDAIHVVHGHGGQAVRQHFANQPDLLWAEQAQQLGTGHAVAQAMPDVPDAAQVLVLYGDVPLIRAQTLRDLLAQPGRLAVLVAEVADPTGYGRILRDAEGRVAAIVEQKDADEEQRRIRTINTGIITAESTALRRWLSQLSNANAQGEYYLTDVFAFAAREYTPAEMAIVADAQDAEGANDPWQLAQLERAWQRRAVRALCAQGARVLDPERLDVRGQVTVGSDVLIDVNVILEGRVELADGVTIGPFTRLKDVRLGPGTQVRAHCDIEGVVSEGAAQIGPFARLREGTVLADGVHVGNFVETKKVSLGVASKANHLAYLGDAVIGSGVNIGAGTITCNYDGVNKSTTTIGDNAFIGSNSSLVAPVLIGEGATIAAGSVITRTAPDGKLTLARARQETIDGWRRPVRKP from the coding sequence ATGAGCCAACCCCTGCACGTGATCATCCTGGCCGCTGGTGCCGGCAAGCGCATGAAATCGGTGCTGCCCAAGGTGCTGCAGCCCATTGCCGGGCAGCCGATGCTGGCGCATGTGATCGCCACGGCCCGTGAACTGCAGCCCGATGCCATCCACGTGGTGCATGGCCATGGCGGGCAGGCCGTGCGCCAGCACTTCGCCAACCAGCCCGACCTGCTGTGGGCCGAGCAGGCGCAGCAGCTGGGCACCGGCCATGCGGTGGCGCAGGCGATGCCCGACGTGCCCGATGCCGCCCAGGTGCTGGTGCTGTACGGCGACGTGCCGCTGATCCGCGCGCAGACCCTGCGCGATCTGCTGGCGCAGCCGGGCCGGCTGGCGGTGCTGGTGGCCGAGGTTGCCGACCCCACCGGTTATGGCCGCATCCTGCGCGATGCCGAAGGCCGGGTGGCGGCCATCGTCGAACAGAAGGATGCCGACGAGGAACAGCGGCGCATCCGCACCATCAATACCGGCATCATCACCGCTGAATCGACCGCGCTGCGGCGCTGGCTGTCGCAGCTGTCCAACGCCAACGCGCAGGGCGAGTATTACCTGACCGATGTCTTCGCCTTCGCCGCGCGCGAATACACCCCGGCGGAAATGGCCATCGTCGCGGATGCCCAGGACGCCGAAGGTGCGAATGATCCCTGGCAGCTGGCCCAGCTCGAACGCGCCTGGCAGCGCCGCGCCGTCCGGGCCCTGTGCGCGCAGGGCGCACGCGTGCTCGATCCGGAACGGCTGGATGTCCGCGGCCAGGTCACCGTCGGCAGCGACGTGCTGATCGATGTGAACGTCATCCTGGAAGGCCGCGTCGAGCTGGCCGATGGCGTGACCATCGGGCCGTTCACCCGCCTCAAGGATGTACGCCTGGGCCCCGGCACGCAGGTGCGTGCGCACTGCGACATCGAAGGCGTGGTCAGCGAGGGCGCTGCGCAGATCGGGCCGTTCGCGCGCCTGCGCGAGGGCACCGTGCTGGCCGATGGTGTGCACGTGGGCAACTTCGTGGAAACCAAGAAGGTCAGCCTGGGCGTGGCCAGCAAGGCCAACCACCTGGCCTACCTGGGCGATGCGGTGATCGGCAGCGGTGTGAACATCGGCGCCGGCACCATCACCTGCAACTACGACGGGGTGAACAAGTCGACCACCACCATCGGTGACAACGCCTTCATCGGTTCCAACAGTTCGCTGGTGGCACCGGTACTGATCGGCGAAGGGGCGACCATCGCGGCCGGCTCGGTCATCACCCGCACGGCGCCGGATGGCAAGCTGACGCTTGCACGTGCACGACAGGAAACCATCGATGGCTGGCGCCGTCCGGTCAGGAAGCCCTGA
- a CDS encoding ATP-binding protein, with amino-acid sequence MKRSSFTARLFLRLLPVLALAAALPWLLAFWLDHGWVVTALSTLVLLSLMWWSLRRATAPVRSLLRALAGTTSSYRDGEYNFGVHWPGNDELGDLVQAHRELGDVLRAQRQGLVQRELLLDTMVQNTPVAMLLVASGGDGIPRVVFSNLAARKLLHGGWKLEGQRLEDLLEQVPVELRDAIARGGDSLFSVRGEGEEGDEDDEQVYHLSRRAFQLNGRPHDLLLVRLLTAELRRQEVQTWKKVIRVISHELNNSLAPIASLAHSGGELVKRERYDRLPEIFSTVEDRARHLEGFIRGYARFAKLPHPQLQTVHWAPFLSSLRQQIPFGMPQEPDEELCSRIDIAQFGQALLNLLKNAHEACAEADPPNEDVQVQLTRLPQWLRLDVLDRGKGMNEQVLQNALMPFYSTKRNGTGLGLALTREIVEAHGGRISLQNRSDGGLCVSILLPA; translated from the coding sequence ATGAAGCGCAGTTCCTTCACCGCCCGCCTGTTCCTGCGCCTGCTGCCGGTGCTGGCGCTGGCCGCCGCATTGCCGTGGCTGCTCGCCTTCTGGCTGGACCATGGCTGGGTGGTGACGGCGCTGTCGACGCTGGTCCTGCTGTCGTTGATGTGGTGGAGCCTGCGCCGCGCCACCGCCCCGGTGCGCTCGCTGCTGCGCGCCCTGGCCGGCACCACCAGCAGTTACCGCGACGGCGAATACAACTTCGGCGTGCACTGGCCCGGCAATGACGAACTGGGCGACCTGGTGCAGGCCCACCGCGAACTGGGCGACGTGCTGCGTGCACAGCGCCAGGGCCTGGTGCAGCGCGAACTGCTGCTGGACACCATGGTGCAGAACACGCCCGTGGCGATGCTGCTGGTCGCCTCCGGCGGCGATGGCATTCCCCGCGTGGTGTTTTCCAACCTGGCCGCGCGCAAGCTGCTGCACGGTGGCTGGAAGCTGGAGGGCCAACGCCTGGAGGACCTGCTGGAGCAGGTGCCGGTCGAGCTGCGCGATGCGATCGCGCGCGGCGGTGACAGCCTGTTCTCGGTACGTGGCGAAGGCGAGGAGGGCGACGAGGATGACGAGCAGGTCTACCACCTCTCGCGCCGCGCGTTCCAGCTCAACGGCCGTCCGCATGACCTGCTGCTGGTACGCCTGCTGACCGCCGAGCTGCGCCGGCAGGAAGTGCAGACCTGGAAGAAGGTGATCCGGGTCATCAGCCATGAATTGAACAACTCACTGGCGCCCATCGCCTCGCTGGCCCATTCCGGGGGGGAGCTGGTCAAGCGCGAGCGTTACGACCGCCTGCCGGAGATCTTCAGCACGGTGGAAGACCGTGCGCGCCACCTGGAGGGCTTCATCCGGGGCTACGCGCGCTTTGCCAAGCTGCCGCATCCGCAGCTGCAGACAGTGCACTGGGCCCCCTTCCTGTCCAGCCTGCGGCAGCAGATTCCATTCGGCATGCCACAGGAGCCGGATGAGGAACTGTGCAGCCGCATCGATATCGCCCAGTTCGGCCAGGCGCTGCTGAACCTGTTGAAGAACGCCCATGAGGCGTGCGCGGAGGCGGACCCACCGAACGAGGATGTGCAGGTACAGCTGACGCGGTTGCCGCAGTGGCTGCGGCTGGACGTGCTCGACCGTGGCAAGGGCATGAACGAGCAGGTGCTGCAGAACGCATTGATGCCGTTCTATTCCACCAAGCGCAATGGCACGGGGCTGGGGCTGGCGTTGACGCGGGAGATCGTGGAAGCGCACGGCGGGCGCATTTCGCTGCAGAACCGCAGCGATGGTGGATTGTGCGTGTCGATCCTGCTGCCCGCGTGA
- a CDS encoding GNAT family N-acetyltransferase, translating to MAGAVRSGSPEPRLARADELAALPGIEQRAGERLRGHEAYPVFAGHGLDQDTLRAGLQRRQLWVVEAEGGDLAGYLLGGELERRFHVLQMDVDPRHARRGLGRALLRHALASAAGQGYGSAVLTTLSDVPWNAAFYASEGFIVVPPARWRAGMQAVMAEEAALGFPMHLRVVMQRALQGDPGGLL from the coding sequence ATGGCTGGCGCCGTCCGGTCAGGAAGCCCTGAGCCACGCCTGGCACGCGCCGACGAACTGGCGGCGCTGCCCGGCATCGAGCAGCGCGCGGGCGAACGGTTGCGCGGTCATGAAGCCTACCCGGTGTTTGCCGGCCACGGCCTGGACCAGGACACGCTGCGGGCGGGCCTGCAGCGGCGGCAGCTCTGGGTGGTGGAGGCCGAGGGCGGTGACCTTGCCGGTTACCTGCTTGGCGGCGAGCTGGAGCGCCGGTTCCATGTCCTGCAGATGGACGTCGATCCCCGGCATGCCCGGCGCGGCCTTGGCCGTGCGCTGCTGCGCCATGCGCTGGCCAGCGCGGCAGGGCAGGGCTACGGCAGCGCCGTGCTGACCACCCTGTCGGACGTGCCATGGAATGCCGCCTTCTATGCCAGCGAAGGATTCATCGTGGTGCCACCTGCCCGGTGGAGGGCGGGAATGCAGGCGGTGATGGCCGAAGAAGCCGCGCTGGGCTTCCCGATGCACCTGCGGGTGGTGATGCAGCGTGCCCTTCAGGGCGATCCCGGTGGCCTTCTGTAG
- a CDS encoding GtrA family protein, with translation MSLLRQGSAYIVIGLVQLLLDWLVFVATTAVGLPVVPANIAGRLAGMLLGFWLNGRYTFATGAGQRLGWRRFARFFTLWLLLTAASTVLVSTADHALGLRYAWLAKPVVEGGLAVVSFLLMRYVVYR, from the coding sequence ATGAGCCTCCTCCGCCAGGGCAGCGCCTACATCGTCATCGGGCTGGTGCAGCTGCTGCTGGACTGGCTGGTGTTCGTCGCCACCACCGCGGTGGGCCTGCCGGTAGTGCCAGCCAACATTGCCGGACGCCTGGCCGGCATGCTGCTGGGCTTCTGGCTCAATGGCCGCTATACGTTCGCCACCGGCGCGGGACAGCGGCTGGGCTGGCGCCGTTTCGCCCGCTTCTTCACGCTGTGGCTGCTGCTGACGGCCGCCAGTACCGTGCTGGTGTCCACCGCCGATCACGCGCTGGGGCTGCGCTATGCCTGGCTGGCCAAGCCGGTGGTCGAGGGCGGGCTGGCGGTGGTGTCGTTCCTGCTGATGCGCTACGTGGTGTACCGCTGA